The proteins below are encoded in one region of Clostridium estertheticum:
- a CDS encoding PP2C family protein-serine/threonine phosphatase — MIEFAENNYNMVILILLIILLVLVGLKNILIKIIDKSYIKIESAATIGNEEIYEDHMETICSPQGTLAVLADGLGKNEAGRISSITTINTFRRLFLEQWNGEKTEYFFNRAFNEANSEILRRVDNNQGGASVVSAIIVNNLLHYGLVGNAMVAVYRKGELFKLSEGHTVNVFAKNEFYKGKLTKEKALLGLREKGLLNYLGQDDFKDIEMLEKPVVLKKKDIIILMNKGVYNSLTWIQIEEILKNNKKLKNMANGIIQVVKSKEKINKENGSIILMKYI; from the coding sequence ATGATAGAATTTGCTGAAAATAATTATAATATGGTTATTCTTATTTTGTTAATTATACTATTAGTTCTAGTGGGCCTAAAAAATATACTTATAAAAATAATAGATAAATCTTATATAAAAATAGAAAGCGCAGCTACAATTGGGAATGAAGAAATTTATGAGGATCATATGGAAACTATATGTTCACCACAGGGAACTCTAGCTGTTTTAGCAGATGGGCTAGGCAAAAATGAAGCAGGTAGGATATCAAGTATAACTACCATAAACACATTCAGAAGACTATTTTTGGAACAGTGGAATGGAGAAAAAACAGAATATTTTTTTAACAGAGCATTTAATGAAGCAAATAGTGAAATTTTAAGAAGAGTAGATAACAATCAAGGTGGAGCTAGTGTAGTAAGTGCAATAATAGTAAACAATTTACTTCATTATGGACTTGTAGGAAACGCAATGGTAGCAGTCTATAGAAAAGGTGAGTTATTTAAATTAAGTGAGGGACATACTGTTAATGTATTTGCAAAAAATGAATTTTATAAAGGTAAACTTACAAAAGAGAAAGCATTGTTAGGATTAAGAGAAAAAGGGCTATTAAATTATCTTGGACAAGATGATTTTAAGGATATTGAAATGTTGGAAAAACCAGTAGTACTTAAAAAAAAGGATATTATAATTCTTATGAATAAAGGAGTATATAATTCATTAACTTGGATTCAAATAGAAGAAATCTTAAAAAATAATAAAAAATTAAAAAACATGGCAAATGGGATAATACAGGTTGTTAAGAGTAAAGAAAAAATCAATAAGGAAAACGGCAGTATTATACTAATGAAATACATATAA
- a CDS encoding FHA domain-containing protein encodes MGLTRCKNGHMFSERRYGTVCPYCNIETASKANNESQLAEKFDVETDLLYQEIEPLCGWLVCIEGARVGKDYKIKTGKNFIGRADDMDIQILGDNNVCRRNHAIVVYDPKKKNYVLLPGESSGIAYLNGEAIYIPVQLSGYDVIELGKSKFIFVPFCGDNFEWEDNG; translated from the coding sequence ATGGGCCTTACAAGATGTAAAAATGGACATATGTTTAGTGAAAGACGATATGGGACAGTATGCCCATATTGTAATATAGAAACCGCATCAAAAGCAAATAATGAGTCTCAATTGGCAGAAAAATTTGATGTTGAAACTGATCTTTTATATCAGGAAATTGAACCACTTTGTGGGTGGCTTGTATGTATTGAAGGAGCTAGAGTTGGGAAAGATTACAAGATAAAAACTGGAAAGAACTTTATTGGAAGAGCTGATGATATGGACATACAGATATTGGGTGATAACAATGTATGTAGAAGGAATCATGCAATAGTTGTATATGATCCAAAGAAAAAAAACTATGTGTTATTACCAGGAGAATCTTCCGGTATAGCATATCTCAACGGAGAAGCTATTTATATACCAGTTCAATTATCAGGGTATGATGTTATCGAACTTGGTAAAAGTAAATTTATTTTTGTTCCCTTCTGTGGAGATAACTTTGAGTGGGAAGATAATGGTTAG
- a CDS encoding FHA domain-containing protein, whose translation MNNLNLNNKKENKMLLASMGIINLSIGVILSLVCVLLFITIKSMLIKSILATVGVLIALIGFIRLFQKHYKKDLTNVYSINEIALVNEENEIIKKWETSQKTGIIIGRNTNQKRVDIDLSQSIYSNFIEEEHAVINFAGGAWYLEDICSDSGVSIQKIEDGKLYRLVNNSPCKIRKGDILFIGKTKLLLR comes from the coding sequence TTGAATAATTTAAACTTAAATAATAAAAAAGAGAATAAAATGTTGTTAGCAAGTATGGGGATAATAAATTTATCTATAGGTGTAATTCTTTCGCTAGTTTGTGTTTTACTTTTTATAACAATAAAGTCAATGCTGATAAAAAGTATTCTTGCTACTGTAGGAGTATTAATTGCACTTATAGGTTTTATAAGGTTATTCCAAAAACATTATAAAAAAGATTTAACAAATGTGTATTCAATTAATGAAATAGCTTTAGTAAATGAAGAAAATGAAATTATTAAAAAATGGGAAACTTCACAAAAAACAGGAATAATTATAGGTAGAAATACTAATCAAAAGAGAGTAGATATTGATTTGAGTCAATCGATATATTCAAATTTCATTGAAGAAGAACATGCAGTAATAAATTTCGCAGGAGGAGCATGGTATTTAGAAGATATATGTTCTGATAGTGGCGTAAGCATACAAAAGATAGAAGATGGCAAATTATATAGATTGGTAAATAATAGTCCCTGTAAGATAAGAAAAGGCGATATATTATTTATTGGGAAAACAAAGCTTTTACTCAGATGA
- a CDS encoding J domain-containing protein: MKNFYEILQVSPKASKDEIRKVYRSLVKKYHPDTNINDKTLGAKFQEINEAYSILSDERLKKQYDEKLYNIKQNTGKQNNNTSSKSRKKDNINVDNNMGNMHNKFEDFFGFSASSDNVRKDSLHEKEKNPIDTSQLFDNFFKNK, encoded by the coding sequence ATGAAGAATTTTTATGAAATATTACAGGTGTCACCTAAGGCAAGTAAGGATGAAATCAGAAAAGTATATAGAAGTTTGGTTAAGAAGTACCATCCAGATACAAACATTAATGATAAGACATTGGGTGCAAAGTTCCAAGAAATTAATGAAGCTTATAGTATTTTAAGTGATGAAAGGTTAAAAAAGCAGTATGATGAAAAATTGTATAACATTAAACAGAATACTGGTAAACAAAATAATAATACTAGCAGTAAAAGTCGCAAAAAAGATAATATAAATGTAGACAATAACATGGGAAATATGCATAATAAATTCGAAGATTTTTTTGGATTTAGTGCGAGTTCTGATAATGTAAGAAAAGACTCTCTTCATGAGAAAGAAAAAAATCCTATTGATACAAGTCAATTATTCGACAACTTTTTCAAAAATAAATAG
- a CDS encoding membrane-associated protease 1, whose translation MGFKVVIEGAEKIELGVESVKKIVLKTDTPKDSNARSKDVGSTMIISGKILTALDGEGFDSTRQMGVWSLVPAEKADCYRKITVEVLSADQIIRKIFFPNAFVVDYKEHYGDTEGVGTFELVIKQKKDKLDKITLAGGFSA comes from the coding sequence ATGGGTTTCAAAGTAGTAATTGAAGGCGCAGAAAAGATAGAACTCGGAGTTGAAAGTGTAAAAAAAATAGTTTTAAAAACGGATACTCCAAAAGATTCAAATGCACGTTCAAAAGATGTAGGAAGCACTATGATAATTAGTGGAAAAATATTAACTGCATTAGACGGAGAGGGATTTGATAGTACAAGACAAATGGGAGTTTGGTCATTAGTACCAGCAGAAAAAGCAGATTGTTATAGAAAAATTACTGTTGAAGTACTCTCAGCAGATCAAATTATAAGAAAAATATTTTTCCCAAATGCCTTTGTAGTAGATTACAAAGAACATTACGGAGATACAGAAGGTGTAGGAACATTTGAACTTGTTATAAAGCAGAAAAAAGACAAGCTAGATAAGATAACATTAGCTGGTGGATTTAGCGCTTAA
- a CDS encoding membrane-associated protease 1, which yields MGFKLKVEGAETIDLGIENILTVEFNTDTPDDSNARSTDLGTSLTIKGKILTPVDGEVADSTIKLAQWSLVPSEKADCYRKVTVDVISASQVVRQINLPNAFVVSYAENYGDEEGVGTFILQLKQKKDKTAMVKFQGGFGE from the coding sequence ATGGGATTTAAATTAAAAGTTGAAGGTGCTGAAACAATTGACTTAGGCATCGAAAACATACTAACAGTCGAATTCAATACAGATACTCCAGATGATTCTAATGCACGTTCTACGGATCTTGGAACATCACTAACAATCAAAGGGAAAATATTAACGCCAGTTGATGGAGAGGTAGCCGACAGTACTATTAAGTTAGCACAATGGTCACTTGTTCCATCCGAAAAAGCAGATTGTTATAGAAAAGTAACAGTGGATGTTATTTCTGCATCACAAGTGGTAAGACAAATTAATTTGCCAAATGCTTTTGTTGTAAGTTATGCAGAAAACTATGGTGATGAGGAAGGTGTAGGAACATTTATACTACAATTAAAACAGAAGAAAGATAAGACAGCTATGGTAAAATTCCAAGGTGGATTTGGAGAATAA